The Brachypodium distachyon strain Bd21 chromosome 4, Brachypodium_distachyon_v3.0, whole genome shotgun sequence nucleotide sequence TATAAAGTTTAAGTTGAGCACAACCACAATttttatgcatgcatatgcctaACTAAATGCTACAACACCACTTTAAGTTAAGCATATTTTATGATGTCATACCGAATTCTCTTTATaacatatacatgcatgcatgttcacATTCCACTTAAATTACGTTAATTAAGAGCATTTTTCACACAAACCATCCTTCAGAAAATTATTCtgaagttttgtttttttctgcaGGAAAAATTTGAAGGTTTGTTGCCCCTGCAGATATAGAAAAAACATGAACatatataatactccctccgttccataattcttgtctcaaatttgtcaaaaaatggatgcatctattccccaaaaatgtctagatacatgtaatatttcgacaagaattatgaaacggagagagtatctCCTTGTAACACGGGAtgtattttttccttttgagacACGCATGGAATTGAGTTCTCTCGTACAGACCTGCATCCCAAGCATACCCTAAATATGTAATAGAAGAAATACATATTAATTTCCTCGTACTCTGAAACTGATATTTTGCCGTTGGCAGTTAAGCAAGACTGCATAACGGCATATATTTATGTATACATAAGAAATTGTCTAGGGGAAGAATCTGATGTTGAACTATATATATTCCAGCTGTGTCCAACAACATTGTTATATTCTGGCCAATTCTATTAATTATGGGGGGTTAATATATTCCCACGGGAAAGTGACAGAACCAATGAAATTCGTAAGAGGGGCAACAAGGAGGACACGCGGCACTATGGAATTGACCCCTCAAAAGATCTCGCACACAGAAATGACAGAATGGTACCCTGAGCCTGAAATGCAAAGGAATATTTGCCGCTGCACGCACCCTGAATTGGCAAATTAGCAAATGTATGTTCTGTTGTTACTTGGCTCAATCTTAAGTGTCTACTTGGATCTTACAAGTTACAATGCATTTTTGAGATATAGATTTACTATTATGTTACAGTAATTTTTGATTTTACGAATTGtataaaaaaatcttgaaaacTATACGATCGATCCTACAGCTAATTAACAAATGGTTGCTACGGCTAGCTGATGCACGAAGGACAATGCCACTATATTTTCTCCGGTAAGAGGCAATTATAAGCAAGCAATCAACTTTAATGTGTGTGTGCAATCTGTCTGGCTAGTGTAACTGCAACGTACCTTGTCCCTGACGACCATGGAGGCCTTGGCGCCATTGTCGCAGAGGTCTAGGCTGACCTCCATCCCCGAGTTGCCGCAGCCGACGACGAGCACCTTCTTCCCGGCGAAGCCGTCCCCTCGCTTGTACGCGCTGGTGTGCATCACCGGGCCGGCCCGGTACACGCCGTCACCGGCCGCCATCATCCCCTCCGGCCACACCGGCTCCGCATTCTCGCCCGTGGCCACCACGAGCCACCTCGACACAAactccgtcgtcgtcgtcgtcgtagtAGTATCACCAccgtcttcttctccgtctccggctccggcatCGACATCGACTTGGAGCCTCCAGAAGCCGATGGCGGCGTCATAGGCGGCGCTCCGGACTTGGGCGCGGAAGAGGGGCTCGAGGGCGAAGTCCCGGGCGTAGGCGTCGAGGTAGGCGACGAACTGGTCCCGGCTCGGGTACGGCGGCGTGCCCGGCGGGaagggcgccatggggagctcGCAGAAGCAGAGCGGCAGGTGGAGGTGCATCCGCTCGTAGGTCCGGTGGCGCCACGACGGGGCCACGCTGCCCCCGCGCTCCAGGACCAGCGACGGCACCCCGCGGGCCTTGAggcacgccgccgtcgccaggCCCGACGGGCCCGCGCCCACGATCACCGGGCCCGGCACCCACACCActcgcctcgccggcccaTCAACGCCGCCTTCGTCCTGtagggccgcggcggcggcggaggaggagggcggctgctgctgctggtggtggccgTCGAGCATGGCGCGTTCGGAGCCGGAGCTTAGAGTTAGAGATGTAGTGCGAGCAAGCATATGCGTACGAGAGATCTTGGGCTAAGCTAGAGCTGTTGACGCGTCGAATCTCTAGCTCTAAAGGGGCCTagagctatatatatatgcgtGTGTCTATATActcctacttcctccgtccaacaaaagatctctgactaaatttgaatgcatctatgcactaagttatgtctaaatacattcaaattttaacaaacttgagacatcttttttgttggacggagggagtatatgaatATGGTGCAATGCCATATtgcgatggatggatcgagTAGAGGGAGAGCGAGGTAGGAATTTATTAGACGGGAGAGTATGGAAGTTGTATGGAGGAACGTTAACGCATATGGAGGGCATGGGCCGCGTATGAACCCAAGAGCTATCGATCCATGGATCCATACGATCGATACGCAGTGACGTACGTCTAGACGCCAAATTAAGCTTGCGTGGTCGCTGCTAGCCGTGTAGGTGTTTAAATGCTCGTGTAGTCTGTGTAAATGGTACAAGCAAAAGGTTTTGGTCCTTTACAGTGGGAGATAGATGGCGGTCCTTTACAGTGGGAGATAGATGGCGGTGCCCCTCCCCCATGCTCTTCATTTTGGCGGTCGATCCCCGCCACCACCACTACGTCACGGTAGATTACCGGATGCATTTCAAAGTACGTCAATTTGTTTTCAAAGTGCGTCAAATTTATATTTGTGGCATTTTAAAAGTGTTGAATATGTTCGTGTTGGCAAAAGTATTTGACACACTTTTATTGACAAAATATGCGGTTGAAGTGCTAAAAGTGCGGTTAAAACTCAAAATTAACTACATTTGAACAAATTGCGGCTAGCATAGTGCGAGCAAATGCTGGGCACCACTCTTTCATGTCGATGATGTTGGCATTTTCTTAGGTCTACAGGTTGAAGACCTCAAGACTATACACGTCATTCTCGACGTCTTTGGGTGCTAGCGGTTTGCGCACAAACATGGAGGGTTTGGCGGTCGAACAATGAAGATAGGGAAGTAACAAAAAACATGTAATTGGCTGCCCCATATCGCAGATGGTTTCTATTTCCTGCCTTATCACAAATAGGTAGTGATTTCTACCCGTCTAATTAAGATAAGTCCATTTAAAGACAGGAAACCTCAACAGTTATTGATAGGGTCGTCTATGTGCCTATAATGTAGTAGTGCATATATTCAAGGGACATAGACTTCGGATGAATCTCGTCGCCAAATATTGCGTCTTCAGCATTGTTCTTGCTATTTCACATGCTTCCTTTGCAGAATGATATATAttccatccgatccataattCAAAGGAAGTACAAGTTTGTAACCTTGTGAGTTTGGCTAtgtcaccatgcccatggGGAGGATTTCGCGACATCTAGTAAGTTATTAATACATAGTTGGGTTTACTATTTTTCCAGAGCAAAAGGGCAAGAGTATTGCCAACTctattactctctccgatccatattaattatcgaaatattatatgtatacactttttaggcatatatacaccatatttgggtaaatttgagacagttACCGTGGACCGGAGGAAGTAGAAATAAATGTGTGATTACAGTGCTAGTGTTTTTAGGAGAACAGGACCAAATAAATTGAGTGACCACTGACCATGTACGGCCTACTCCAACTGTGTCTAGCAAGAAGCAAAGAGCGTGCAGTCTGCACTATAGCTAGCAAGCCGGAGACCCGTCACGACTCACGCGCCCAAGTTACCTTTGGATCAGACAAGCAGTATGTAATCCCCAAGCTAGCTAGATCCATTGCAGTACTcttaactagctagctaggggcTTTGACTCCGTCAGGCCGCCGTCCCGCTCTGGATCTGGTTGGTCACAGTACTTTGCCCTGCTCACTTTGTTAAGCTACTCAACGATTGATCTGGTCGACCCCCACAGAATGATTGGCTGATTTGACATACTTCACCGCAACAGAATGATTGGCTGATTTGACCTATTTCACCGCAACAGAAT carries:
- the LOC100845109 gene encoding indole-3-pyruvate monooxygenase YUCCA6, with the translated sequence MLARTTSLTLSSGSERAMLDGHHQQQQPPSSSAAAAALQDEGGVDGPARRVVWVPGPVIVGAGPSGLATAACLKARGVPSLVLERGGSVAPSWRHRTYERMHLHLPLCFCELPMAPFPPGTPPYPSRDQFVAYLDAYARDFALEPLFRAQVRSAAYDAAIGFWRLQVDVDAGAGDGEEDGGDTTTTTTTTEFVSRWLVVATGENAEPVWPEGMMAAGDGVYRAGPVMHTSAYKRGDGFAGKKVLVVGCGNSGMEVSLDLCDNGAKASMVVRDKLHVLPRDILGISTFGLSVCLVKWFPIKWVDALLLFFSRLILGDTEKYGLQRPKIGPLQIKRSTGKTPVLDIGALRRIRDGEIKVVPAINRFTEGGVEFADGRREDFDAVILATGYKSNVPSWLKEDEFFSETDGFPRKEFPHSWRGKNGLYATGFTRRGLMGSSYDASRIAADIANQWTEALAASSVAAAAADTN